The stretch of DNA ATCGCTCTCGCTCTGGGTGAAATTGGACTCGCTGCCCAGCCAGCTTCCGGCGGGTTTTGGCGGGATCTATGATTCGGCACAGGATGCGTATGTGCTGTACCTCGACCGGGGGAATCGCCAATTGCGGTTCAAGATCACGGATTCAAGCGGGGCGGCAGCTCGACCGGGTATCCCGGAAGATTTGCTGGTGACTGGCGAATGGCTTCATGTGGCAGCCGTCTACGATGGCAATGCCACCCCAGGAGCCGGCGAAGCCCGCGTCTATTTGAACGGGGAACTCATGGACACTCACCTAGGGAACGACGGCAGCGGGGGAGTGGGTCTGACCGGGGTGGTGCGCTCCGGTCAGATTGCCGGAATCGGCCGTGATGGCAATGGGGCACAGTATTTTCTGGGCTGTAGTGTGGATGATGTCGGAGTGTGGCGACGCGCTTTGACGAGTGAAGAGGTTTTGTACCTGGCGAGCGGCCAGGTGATTCCAAATCCGCCACCACCGGCAGACGCGCTCACCATCGTGGCCTCCCCCGGCGACGTGAAAACATTGGCGGGCTCCTATGCCTTGTTCCGGGTCGCCATCTCCAACGGCATACCACCCATCACCTACCAATGGCGACTGAATGGAGCGGATCTTGCCGGAGCGACCCAAGCGCAGCTCTCAGTCATTGCGGGGACCGAGACTGCCGGCAGATATACGGTGGTCGTTCGTGATCAGCGTGGGCCGCTCGAAAGCTCCGCCGCGACTCTGGCGGTGCTACCCCTGGCCTCGGACCCCGCCGCGTCGGTGGGCCAGGGTCTCGCGGCGTTGTGGCCGCTCGATGATGGCGCTCGCCAAGGCGACGCCACCGAAGTTTTCGATGTCGTTCATGGCAATGTCGGACTGCTGTCAGCCATCGATCCGTCGATCGCTTGGCTTTCGGGTGCCGACGCCCGCTTCGGCGGAGCGCTGCAAGTGAATGGGTCCGACACCTATGTCGGAATCGCCCCCAGCCCCTCGCTGGACTTCGCCGCCGACCAGGTGACCGTCGCTGCCTGGGTGAAACTGAGCGCCCTGCCCTCAGAACTTCCCGAGGGGTTCGGCGGAATATACGATTCCGTGCAGGACAACTACGTTCTTTATCTCGATCGAGGCAACCGAGAACTCCGTTTCAAGGTGACGGACGCGCGTGGTCAAGCCGCACGTCCAGGCATTCCCGAGAGCGAGTTAGTTCTGGGCGAATGGATCCATGTGGCCGGCGTCTACAATGGACGCGCCAGCGCAACCGCGGGGGAGGCAGTGGTTTATCTGAATGGGGTAGCGGCGGATACCCATATCGGGAACGATGGCAGCGGAGGCGCGGGATTGACCGGATTTGTGCGCACCGGACAATCGGCCGCGATCGGACGGAACGGGACGGAAAATAGATACTTCCTCAATGCCGTGGTGGATGATCTCGCCGTGTGGTCTCGGGCGTTGTCACCAGCGGAGATCGCCCACCTGGCTGCCGGAAATGCAGTGCCGGCCCCCGCTCCGCTTCGGCTGGGAATCCCCTCGATCAGCACTACCCAAATTCTGCTGAACTGGACCGGTGGGCAGGGGCCCTATCAAGTTCAGCAACGCGACAGCCTGTCCGCTGGATCATGGGTGAATGTCGGAGATCCGACCGATGCCCTTTCCTTCGGCCTCTCCCGGGAAGGACAGACGCGGTTCTACCGGGTGGTGGGTCCAGCCCGGTGAACCGAGTGTTCCTCCGTGTGATCCGCGGGCAACAACGTTCATCGGGACTGCGCCGTCACTCCTTCCACAGCTCAAGTTCCGTAAGCCCGCTGCGGGCTTTGTCTCGGTGCACGAACTGAATTCGAATCTTAAGCGTGTTGACACTCGAAAACCTCACCGAGTTGACGGCGCCTCCGACGGCATCCGCCGGCGTCTTCACCTGCTTTTCCGCCCGCTCCCAGTTCCCCCCTGTCCAATACTCGACATAATACTCCTTAGGCGATTGGACCCCGCCGCGATCATCATAGATGTGCAGCTCAGCACGCGACACCTCACGAGGTGTGCCAAAATCCACTTCCAGCCAGTCGGTGGCATTGGTGGATCCGTAGGAAGTCCAACGATTCATGGGCGTCGGCGTGAAATGATACCGCCCATCAATGGCCATCGCCGGGCTATCTCCAAAACGAGAGGTGAATGAAGCCGTGGCCCGGGGAAACCCCCGCCCGGATCGGTTGACCGCCAAGTTGCCTGGAGGGGAGGGGGCGGGCCGATAGGGCAACGATCCGCGACCCCAGGCTTCCACCTCAGTAAGGCCCGTGCGGCCCTCGGGTCCATGCGTGAAGTTCATCCGAATGCGCGCGGTTTCGACCGCTGGAAACTCTATGGTGTTGCCTCGACGGCCTTGGGGTTGTGCCGGAGTCCTTACCTGATTCGTGATGGGGGTCCACACCAGCCCGCTCCAAAACTGGAGGTCAAAGCGCGCCGGCGGAACAATCCCGTGGCCATCATCCAAAAAATACAGCTTGAGCTTCTCGATGGGTTGACTGGTTCCGAAATCCAAGATGCACCAGTCGGTCTCGTTCGAGGATCCAGCGGTGGTCCACCGATTGGGAGGATGAAGGTGATACCACGCGACGCCATCCTGCAATGCCGTGACCGGGGTCTTCGGATTTGAGAACGAGGTCGTCAGGCGAGGGAAAAACTCCCCGTCATTGTTGACGGCGAAGTTCAGCAATCGCGATGGCGGCGATGGTGGGCGGGGGAGGCGGGGAAGGGATGCTGTTAGCTGGGTCAGAGTGGGCTCAATCGCGCGCCGGCTGCCATCCATCCAAAGTTGGAACCCAGCCCCCTTGCCATAACGCTCTCCCGTGCGGTCCCAAGTGATGGCCAGTTCGTGCCCGTGATAACGAACCCCATCCAAAGCGAAGTAATCCCAGCTGGCAGGTGCCAGGGGGTTCACTTCCACAATATCATCCGCCCGAGGCCGAAGCCCGATCAGCCCGGTGATGACCAGGTCCGCGAATCCCGAGTGAAAGTAGTGCTCGCTGTGGTTGTAGTTATCATATCCCTTCCACGACCCCGTGTCGGGATGGACGGCCTCGGCGATGTACGGCTTTCCGTCCTTCCGATGGGTGAGGGCGTACGTTCGCAGCAAACGGTAGTAGTCATCACGGGTCACCGGTGCCGGACGGCCTTGGTTGAGCACATTCGCCAAGCCCAGCAGAGTCTGTGTGGTGGCATAGGGCCAGGACTGGCCGCTCCACCAGCAACAGGTGTCGGTCACCTTAAAGAGCGGATCGCGCCGTTCGGCGGTCAAGGGTCCGAAGTCCGCCAGAAAGCCCTCGCGGTCCATTAAAAACTTCCAGGCGTCTTCAAATCCCGGATCCAGCAGATTGAACTGCCACGGAACATAGCCGTGCAGTTCGCGACCATACGGGCTTCCCGCAAACTGACCGGACTGATAAGTCAGCGTGCCCACCTTGACCACATGGCCGTCGCGCTGCTCCTCGCGCTGGGACAACGGAAAGAAAAAACTCCGTTCTGCATCCCACAGCCGGGCTTGCAGATTGGTTTTGATTCCCAATGCCTTGCTCGCAAACTCGCTCGCGATCGCAGCATCGCCCGCCAATGTGGCGATGGACTCGATGGCCTTGGCATCCGCCCACATATAGCTGTTCAAGGTCGTTCGATAGGCGGGAGCGCCGCGCAGAATGTCCTGCGTTTGCCGGCTGTTGATGTTGAACTCCATCCCATCATCGTGACCCGTCTGCCAGAAGAGCCCGACCTCAGGCGTGAAGTGCTTCTTTTCCCAACCGCGGTAGTTTTCTCTCAGCGACGGGAGGAGGCTGGTCGTGAAGGAGCGATCGGGATGAACCTGGTGCACTGCCCACACCGCGTCCCCCAGCCAGGTGCTGTAGTTCCGCGGCTGCGCACCGGGCGTCTTGAACCAGTACTTCGCATAGTCGCGAGCGACTAAGGGATCTCGCAGCCACCGCGCCTCATAGAGTTGATGTCCAGCCGGGCAACTGATGGCACCATAAGTTCCAGACCAAAAGGGCCGGTCGATAAACTCGGTGAAGCAATAGCCGGTGTTGGGAGAGCCATAGGTGAGGTGCTTGGTGAGGACCTCCCATCGGTAGTAATAGGTGGCGTCCAACTCCGGGTCGGGGGTTTCCAGAAAGGGGATGTTCTCGACAAACCAATCCACGTCCTGATTGTCCCAAAATGTCTGCGCCGACCACAACTTGCGCTTGTCCAGGATGGGCTGCCCGAAGCCTTGATCCACCGCCCCGCACATCAGGACTAGCGCAGCGGAGAGGGCGGGTGAAAGGGATAGGCTCATGACATCGGTCGACCTCAGGGTCTGGGGGGATCGGGATAGAGCAGAAACCGCGCACGGCGCGTCTTGAATCGTGACAGCCCTTCCATCCAGGCCGAGCGCATCTCAGCGACGGACCGGCCAGCCTTGATTCCCTCCAGCGTAGGCTCGTCCGTCAACAAAAACCGCAGTTTGCCCAAGGCGTACTCCGTCGGATGAAGGCGCTGAACGGTTCGGGCAATGGCCAGGCCGACGTCGACCGGAGAAAATCGGTCGCGGTCCACGATCGTGATCGCCACACCGCTGCAGGGCTGGTCCTTGAAGGTGCTGTAGGTGGGTTGAAAGCGCAGGGGTATAAACCGGACTCCTGGCAGGTTTTCCTTACGCAACTCCGCGGCCAGCACCCGGTCGTTCACATAGGGAGCTCCGATGATCTGAAATGGCGCATCCGTCCCGCGTCCCACCGCCAGGGCGGCTTCATGAAAGCCCAGCCCCGGATAGAGCGCAGCTCCCGCCATCGAACGCATGTTAGGCGAAGGGTTAATCCAGGGCAGGCCGGTCTCGTCAAACCACATCGACCGCTTCCAACCCTCAACCTGGATCACGGTCAAATCCAGCTTCCACCCCCGTTCGGCGCGAAACAGGGTGGCCAACTCCCCTACGGTCATTCCGTGGCGCAACGGCAGCTCGTGGTAGGCGACAAAGGTCGATTGGTTCGTGTGCACCGGACCTTCAACCGCCACCCCGTTGATTGGGTTCACACGATCCAACACCACGAAGCGAATCCCTGCCTTGGAGGCCGCCTCCATGCAATTGCCCATCGTCCCAATATAAGTGTAGTACCGACATCCGATGTCCTGAATGTCGAAGACCAAGGCATCGAGGCCCTTCAACTGATCTTCCGAGGGTGCTCGGCGATCCCCATACAGGCTATACACCGGCAGCCCGGTCGCCTCGTCACGGCTGTCCGAAACTTTTTCATCGGCCACCCCGCGAATCCCATGCTCCGGACTGAACAAGGCTTTGAGCGACACTTCCGGAGCCTGATGCAGCAGATCGATGGTGCTTCGACGGTTGCGGTCCTGTCCGGTGTGATTCGAAATGAGCCCCACTCGGAGCCCTCGCAACGGCTTAAAGCCGTCGCGCACCAGGACATCGATGCCATTCAGCACCTCGATGGTAGGGACGCCGACAGCCGCCGAGAGGAAATTGGTCCGGGCGGCCAGAGCCCCGGGCACACGGTCGAAACTGAAATTCCGAACGGCCTGCGCGGCCAATGTGCCCAACTCCAGTTGCAAGGGGAGGATATTACCCTTCGCATCAGGGTGCACCCTATTCGAAAGAAAGAGCCAAAAAGTCTTTGAGAACGGGTCAATCCAAAGGCATGTGCCGGTAAAGCCAGTATGCCCATACGAACCCAGCGGGAAAACTCGGCCGCGAGGACGGCTGTAGCCCGAGTCGATGTCCCAGCCCAGTCCCCGACGGGGTAACACGGCGTCGGCAGTCTGAACCGAAGTCATGAGGCGAACCGTCTCGGCCTTGAGAATCCGGCGCCCATCCACCACACCTTCGTTGAGAAAAAGGCGGGCGAACCGGGCCAGGTCGGCGGCGGTGGTGAACAGTCCGGCGTGACCGGTCACGCCACCCATGGCGCGCGAGGTAGGATCATGGACCACACCGCGCAGCATTTGTCCTTCGACGCGCTGGGTTGGAGCAATTCGACGTCGAAGCGAGGCGGCGGGGAGAAACCCCGTATCGCGCATGCGCAAAGGACCAAAGAGCTCGCGCTCGGCGAACTTATCCAGGCTGGTGCCACTGAGAATTCGAACGATCTCCCCGAGCAGGATGAAATTGATGTCACTGTAGCGAAACTGAGTGCCGGGAGCCGTCTCCGGCATCTCCGCCAGGGCGAGCCCAACCCCATGCTCATAACCCTGCCAGGGGACTTGCCGAGACAACCCGGGCTTCAGTCCGGAGGTGTGGGTGAGCAGATGCCGCACGGTGATCCGCTCGCGTTGGAATCCCGTGAAGGCCGGGAGATATCGCGACACCGGAACGTCCAGTTCGGCTTTTCCCCGCTCCACCAGCAGCAGAACACAGGGCGCGGTCGCCACCACCTTGGTGAGCGAGGCAGCGTCGAAAATAGTATCCATCGTCATCGGCTCAGCCGTCGGATCGATCGACCGCTGCCCCAAGGCCTTGGTGTAGCTGCGCCCCTCCCGCTCAACCCAGATCACTCCCCCGGGACAGCCCTTTTGGGCAATGGTCTCCTCCACCACCCGATCCATCTCGGCTAGCCGCGCCGCATCGAAGACCTCGGCAAGGCGCGGGGGAATCGCCCGAGCAGCCTGGAGTGGTTGCAGCGACTGCGACATCCACACGCACACCCAGAGGCATTTCATCAATCCACGAATCATAAAAGAGCGCCTTCAAATGACTTCATGATGAACTGGCGGATCAAAGCCAGCTCCACTTCCCCATAAATCGTATGCGCCTTGGGATACTCCTGCCACGTGAGGTTGAGGCCTGCGTCTTGAAGCGCACGCATCTGAGGCTTGACGCTGGCCAAGGTCAACAGGGGATCCTGGGTTCCATGGGTCACCAAAATCCGCTGATCCTTGGCCACCGGCGACAGCTCCTTGATCAGCTGCGCATATTCCGGAAGAAACCCGCTGATGCCAATCAGCGCGGCAAATCGATGCGGGTAGCGCAACCCGGTTTCCAAAGTCATCAGGCAGCCCTGGGAGAATCCGAACAGCACCGTGTCCTCCGTGCGATACCCCTGGGAGCGTGCGTGGTCCAGCCACTCCACCAGCAGCTGCCGGCTGCGATCGATGCCCGGTCGGCGATCGCCCTCGATGTCGAACCAGGAATAACCGCCATAGTAAAAATCAGGCGCGTTGATCAGCTGATAGTTCAGCCACGGGAGACGCAGCGCCTCGGGCATCCAGCGGTAGCCGGCAGGGCTGTCGCCTAGCCCGTGGAGCGCCACCAGAAGACGGCGCGAAGAACGATCGACGGCCGGAATGAATTCACTTTGAAGTGTCGGCATGGGCAGGAGTGGAGGAAGGAGATTGATACCAGTCTCCGCGCAGCCAATCGGCAATGAGGCCGATGCTCGCATCATCGAGGATCTGGTCCTTACCGAAGAGCGGCATGCGGTCGTTCCGCTTGCCATAAAACCGCTCGTGCGCGGCATTCTGGATGAATTCGATCAGCCAACCGCGTGAACCGAACCCGGTGAGGTCGGGAGCGGTGGCGTCATCGTCGGGTTTCCGGAATTGATGGCACTCGGTGCAGCGCAGGGTGTCGGACCGCATCCATTCACGGCCTTTGGCGATGAGGGCGGCGTCCTGTTGATCCTGCGCCCGCTGCGATTTCAGCTCCGCTTCGGCCGACAGAGCGGCGATCGCGCCCCGCAGTTGCTCCCGGCCTTCCAAATCGAGTTTGGCGATGTCCTTCTTCACAAACCGAACCATCTTTCCCTCGGCGAATTTGGTGCCGCCAAAATAGTTTGAGGAGCCCACTCGGGCCGGATCCAACAAACCGCTGATCCACTCACGACTTCCAAATCCCTTGAGATCCGCGGCCGATGCCGGATCCTTCAGCACTGCTCCCAACCCGTCGTGGCCGTCAAACCGATGGCAGCTGGAGCAGTTCTTCGCAAATAGCTTCGGCCCCTGAGTCAAGGGATCGGTTCGCAGCAACGTGACAGCGCCCGCTACCGGAATCCCGGAGGGGCTGCGCGCGAGCTCCTTCACCCGTTCGGCGTCGCGCGCCGCCTGTCGCACGGCCAAGGGATAATGCTCCGACTGCTGGTCGTCGCGCTTGGCGAGCCAGGTGAGCAGCCCGGCGCCGACCAGGATCGAGCCGAGCAAACCAACGTTGAACCGGTGCCCGAGACGCCATTGTCCGAAGAAGGGCATGAGGCAGATGAGAACCATCAGGAAGGAGGGCAGGATGATGGCACCCCAAATTTCGCTTTCGCCTGGAAAATACTTCAGCAACTGAAAGAGGAACAGAAAGTACCACTCCGGACGCGCCGCAGAGAACTGTTCGGACGGATCGGCGGGAGCGCCCAGCTCCGCACCCAACGGAGCCGTGGAACCGGTGAGGCGGGGCCACACGATCAACAGCAGCACCGTGGCCATGACGGCCAACGCGGCGACGCCATCCTTGAGCACCTGGTCCGGCCAGAACGGCTCGTCCTTCTTGCGCCGCGGTTCCGCCGCGGTGAGCCCATGCTTGCGAAACAAGTAAATATGGCCCACGACCAGCAGAACTACCCCGGCCGGAAGCCAGCCTGCATGGAGTGCAAAGAACCGCGTGAGCGTGTGATGCCCATACTCGGTGCCCCCGATGATTAGCTTCTGAATCTCTGGCCCGATCACGGGAGTGATGGCCGCAATGTTGGTCGCCACGCGTGTCGCCCAATAGCCCTTTTGGTCCCAGGGAAGCAAATAGCCGGTGAGCGACAAGGCGAGAACCAGCATCAGCAGGCCCAACCCGAACCAAAAGTTGATCTCCCGGGGAGCCTTGTAGGCGCCATCAATCACGATCTGCATGAAATGAAGCACCAGCAGCACCGTCATCAGCTGGGCCGTGAAATGGTGGATCCCGCGAACCAGCCATCCGCCTGCCATCTCATACTGAATATAGTAAACGCTCTCCCAGGCCGTTTGAGCGCCGGGGCTGTACGCCATCCAGAGAAACAGGCCGGTCACGAACTGAACGGCCAGCGCAAAGGTGAGAGCGCTGCCCCAGACATACCGCCAGCGCGAGCCGCCTGGCACGTTTTCATACAGCGCCTCGTGCAGCAGCTTGCGACAGCCTGTGCGAGAATCCAGCCAGTCGATCAAGCGCTTCATGTGAGCGGAATTTTTTCTGCCTTGCCCGCCTGAAAGTTCATAAACTTCACCCAGATTTCTCCCGCACCCCTCAGTTCCACTTCAAGACTGTCCAACGCCCGCGCGCTCGGGCTGCTCTCGTCCACCACCGCGCCATCCAACGCGAAGGAACTGTTATGACAAGGACAGAGGAAGTGCCGATGCTCCGGCTCAAAATCCACGGCGCAGCCGGCATGTGGGCACAGAATGTTCAAGGCCTCGACGGTTTGCGGGCCGGTGCGACGCAAATAGACGGCGCCAATAGGAACCTGGGGATAACGATTCCAGGCATCCGAACGGTCGGCAATGACTGAGAACTTCCGCGGTTGCCCGTCTTCCGGAAGCGAGCTGAGCGAGGCCACGCGAACAAAGAGGGAGCTTCCGGCGTTGCGCCGCACCGGATCGGTGAGAAAGTGCAGCCCCGCCACAACCGGCACTGCGGTGGCAGCGCCACCCGCGGCCAGGGCACAACAGGCTTTCACAAATTCACGGCGATCCTGGGTCGCTTCGGTGGGCAGGGACTCGGGCTTTGGATTCATGCAACTTCAGGGATTCTGCCAATCGGCAGTTGAGTCGCGATTCTCAACGGGCCGCCGCGCAAAAGACAACCCTGAAGATTCGGCTCATCGCGCCGATGAATCCTCCAGGATTCGAGGTCGATCCCGCTGTCGGGAGACCTCTAGGTTTCTGTCGGACTGGAAGTTGGGTCCGCAGGTTGCGCAAGACTAGTCGCGGGCGGACCAAACCCCGACCCAGGTCAAAAAAGCGCATCAGAAACTTGTGAGTGACAGAATCCAGCGTACATTGTCTGGGTCATTAGGAATGTCTGAAAGCCGAAAACAACTCCGTCGTTCCGTATGTGGTGCCTGCATGGCCAACAACTGGATTCCAGGGGACCTGCCTCCCTTAGAGTCCATCCCCTGCACCAAATGCGGTCATCCGGTCATCCTCGCCACGCGGATCCGTCAATTCGACCTCCGCGAAGTAGTCGCTTCTGGCGGCATGGGCACCGTCTATCGGGCCATGGATGTGAACCTCGAACGCATCGTGGCGGTGAAGCTCATGAAGCGGGAGATCTTCGAGGACAAGGAGGCCGTGGCCAGCTTTTACCGGGAGGCGCGGGCCGGCGCGGCGCTGAACCATCAGAAC from Verrucomicrobiales bacterium encodes:
- a CDS encoding DUF1343 domain-containing protein; its protein translation is MKCLWVCVWMSQSLQPLQAARAIPPRLAEVFDAARLAEMDRVVEETIAQKGCPGGVIWVEREGRSYTKALGQRSIDPTAEPMTMDTIFDAASLTKVVATAPCVLLLVERGKAELDVPVSRYLPAFTGFQRERITVRHLLTHTSGLKPGLSRQVPWQGYEHGVGLALAEMPETAPGTQFRYSDINFILLGEIVRILSGTSLDKFAERELFGPLRMRDTGFLPAASLRRRIAPTQRVEGQMLRGVVHDPTSRAMGGVTGHAGLFTTAADLARFARLFLNEGVVDGRRILKAETVRLMTSVQTADAVLPRRGLGWDIDSGYSRPRGRVFPLGSYGHTGFTGTCLWIDPFSKTFWLFLSNRVHPDAKGNILPLQLELGTLAAQAVRNFSFDRVPGALAARTNFLSAAVGVPTIEVLNGIDVLVRDGFKPLRGLRVGLISNHTGQDRNRRSTIDLLHQAPEVSLKALFSPEHGIRGVADEKVSDSRDEATGLPVYSLYGDRRAPSEDQLKGLDALVFDIQDIGCRYYTYIGTMGNCMEAASKAGIRFVVLDRVNPINGVAVEGPVHTNQSTFVAYHELPLRHGMTVGELATLFRAERGWKLDLTVIQVEGWKRSMWFDETGLPWINPSPNMRSMAGAALYPGLGFHEAALAVGRGTDAPFQIIGAPYVNDRVLAAELRKENLPGVRFIPLRFQPTYSTFKDQPCSGVAITIVDRDRFSPVDVGLAIARTVQRLHPTEYALGKLRFLLTDEPTLEGIKAGRSVAEMRSAWMEGLSRFKTRRARFLLYPDPPRP
- a CDS encoding Rieske (2Fe-2S) protein, giving the protein MNPKPESLPTEATQDRREFVKACCALAAGGAATAVPVVAGLHFLTDPVRRNAGSSLFVRVASLSSLPEDGQPRKFSVIADRSDAWNRYPQVPIGAVYLRRTGPQTVEALNILCPHAGCAVDFEPEHRHFLCPCHNSSFALDGAVVDESSPSARALDSLEVELRGAGEIWVKFMNFQAGKAEKIPLT
- a CDS encoding discoidin domain-containing protein produces the protein MSLSLSPALSAALVLMCGAVDQGFGQPILDKRKLWSAQTFWDNQDVDWFVENIPFLETPDPELDATYYYRWEVLTKHLTYGSPNTGYCFTEFIDRPFWSGTYGAISCPAGHQLYEARWLRDPLVARDYAKYWFKTPGAQPRNYSTWLGDAVWAVHQVHPDRSFTTSLLPSLRENYRGWEKKHFTPEVGLFWQTGHDDGMEFNINSRQTQDILRGAPAYRTTLNSYMWADAKAIESIATLAGDAAIASEFASKALGIKTNLQARLWDAERSFFFPLSQREEQRDGHVVKVGTLTYQSGQFAGSPYGRELHGYVPWQFNLLDPGFEDAWKFLMDREGFLADFGPLTAERRDPLFKVTDTCCWWSGQSWPYATTQTLLGLANVLNQGRPAPVTRDDYYRLLRTYALTHRKDGKPYIAEAVHPDTGSWKGYDNYNHSEHYFHSGFADLVITGLIGLRPRADDIVEVNPLAPASWDYFALDGVRYHGHELAITWDRTGERYGKGAGFQLWMDGSRRAIEPTLTQLTASLPRLPRPPSPPSRLLNFAVNNDGEFFPRLTTSFSNPKTPVTALQDGVAWYHLHPPNRWTTAGSSNETDWCILDFGTSQPIEKLKLYFLDDGHGIVPPARFDLQFWSGLVWTPITNQVRTPAQPQGRRGNTIEFPAVETARIRMNFTHGPEGRTGLTEVEAWGRGSLPYRPAPSPPGNLAVNRSGRGFPRATASFTSRFGDSPAMAIDGRYHFTPTPMNRWTSYGSTNATDWLEVDFGTPREVSRAELHIYDDRGGVQSPKEYYVEYWTGGNWERAEKQVKTPADAVGGAVNSVRFSSVNTLKIRIQFVHRDKARSGLTELELWKE
- a CDS encoding cytochrome b N-terminal domain-containing protein, which encodes MKRLIDWLDSRTGCRKLLHEALYENVPGGSRWRYVWGSALTFALAVQFVTGLFLWMAYSPGAQTAWESVYYIQYEMAGGWLVRGIHHFTAQLMTVLLVLHFMQIVIDGAYKAPREINFWFGLGLLMLVLALSLTGYLLPWDQKGYWATRVATNIAAITPVIGPEIQKLIIGGTEYGHHTLTRFFALHAGWLPAGVVLLVVGHIYLFRKHGLTAAEPRRKKDEPFWPDQVLKDGVAALAVMATVLLLIVWPRLTGSTAPLGAELGAPADPSEQFSAARPEWYFLFLFQLLKYFPGESEIWGAIILPSFLMVLICLMPFFGQWRLGHRFNVGLLGSILVGAGLLTWLAKRDDQQSEHYPLAVRQAARDAERVKELARSPSGIPVAGAVTLLRTDPLTQGPKLFAKNCSSCHRFDGHDGLGAVLKDPASAADLKGFGSREWISGLLDPARVGSSNYFGGTKFAEGKMVRFVKKDIAKLDLEGREQLRGAIAALSAEAELKSQRAQDQQDAALIAKGREWMRSDTLRCTECHQFRKPDDDATAPDLTGFGSRGWLIEFIQNAAHERFYGKRNDRMPLFGKDQILDDASIGLIADWLRGDWYQSPSSTPAHADTSK